A single region of the Phycisphaerae bacterium RAS1 genome encodes:
- a CDS encoding Dehydrogenase, producing the protein MSQLPVAVIGAGHMGRHHVRIYSEMPAARLVAVIDKDIERARQLAEPLGARYCDVLTPEMGDVAAVSVAVPTRWHLEASRPLIERGVGVLIEKPIAGTLGEAREIADLARRHGAVVAVGHTERFNPAVAAVERLGLRAKFVETSRISPFTFRSADVGVVFDMMIHDIDIMLHLMKAQVQRVDAVGVNVLGRHEDIASAWVVCAGGGVANLTASRLALKTERRLRVFCESAYVSLDYQKKVGIAITLDKNVDVLKWARERNIEDLSQIGAADYSKMVKVEPLVIDASDPLRTELQTFVECVQQKRRPPVSADDGVAAVQLAEQIVESIRQHRWDETGDDIFGRAAGRADHP; encoded by the coding sequence ATGTCACAACTCCCCGTCGCCGTCATCGGCGCCGGCCACATGGGCCGCCATCACGTTCGTATTTACTCTGAGATGCCCGCCGCACGGCTCGTCGCCGTGATTGACAAGGATATCGAGCGCGCCCGCCAGCTCGCCGAGCCGCTGGGCGCTCGCTACTGCGACGTGCTCACGCCGGAGATGGGCGACGTGGCCGCCGTGAGCGTCGCCGTGCCGACGCGCTGGCATCTGGAGGCATCCCGGCCGCTGATCGAGCGTGGCGTCGGCGTGCTGATCGAAAAGCCGATCGCCGGCACGCTCGGCGAAGCGCGCGAAATCGCTGACCTGGCGCGGCGTCATGGCGCGGTGGTCGCGGTCGGGCACACGGAGCGCTTCAACCCCGCCGTGGCGGCGGTCGAGCGCCTCGGGCTGCGGGCCAAGTTCGTCGAAACCAGCCGCATCAGCCCCTTCACGTTCCGCTCCGCGGACGTGGGCGTCGTGTTCGACATGATGATCCACGACATCGACATCATGCTGCACCTGATGAAGGCCCAGGTTCAGCGCGTGGACGCGGTGGGCGTCAACGTGCTCGGCCGGCACGAGGACATTGCCAGCGCCTGGGTGGTGTGCGCCGGCGGCGGCGTCGCAAACCTCACCGCCTCGCGGCTGGCGCTCAAGACGGAGCGCCGCCTGCGGGTGTTTTGCGAGTCGGCTTACGTTTCGCTCGATTATCAGAAGAAGGTCGGCATCGCGATCACGCTGGACAAGAACGTCGACGTGCTCAAGTGGGCCCGCGAGCGGAACATCGAAGACCTCTCGCAGATCGGCGCCGCCGACTACAGCAAGATGGTCAAAGTCGAGCCGCTGGTGATTGACGCCTCCGATCCGCTCCGCACGGAGCTGCAGACCTTCGTCGAGTGCGTCCAGCAGAAGCGCCGCCCGCCGGTCAGCGCGGACGACGGCGTCGCGGCGGTGCAACTGGCCGAGCAGATCGTCGAGAGCATCCGCCAGCACCGCTGGGACGAGACGGGCGACGACATCTTCGGGCGGGCCGCGGGGCGGGCGGACCATCCCTAG
- the lpxA_1 gene encoding Acyl-[acyl-carrier-protein]--UDP-N-acetylglucosamine O-acyltransferase, with protein MSTIHPLACVDAKAELGRDVNVGPFAYIGPGVRVGDGCVVHHHASLLGPAEFGPANVFFPQCVVGGAPQDLKYKGGPTRLVTGRDNVFRESVTVHRGTEVDRGSQGETRIGDNNLLMVGAHIAHDVHLGDNIILANNVLIAGHVKIEDRVNVGGGSAMHHFVTVGKYAYVGGMTRVTHDVPPFMKVLGYDQEVRGANGEGMRRWKIPDGSIAAVRRAWKLMYARHGVVLGIREIEANGLIDDPHVRYLVAFLKRKLEFGVFGRVREHFREDADSDRESFYSAKS; from the coding sequence ATGAGCACGATTCACCCGTTGGCATGCGTGGATGCGAAGGCCGAGCTCGGCCGCGACGTGAACGTCGGCCCGTTTGCGTACATCGGCCCCGGCGTGCGCGTCGGCGACGGCTGCGTTGTCCACCACCACGCGTCCCTGCTGGGGCCGGCTGAGTTCGGTCCGGCCAACGTGTTTTTCCCGCAGTGCGTCGTCGGCGGCGCGCCGCAGGACCTGAAGTACAAGGGCGGCCCCACGCGGCTGGTCACCGGCCGTGACAACGTCTTTCGCGAAAGCGTCACCGTCCATCGCGGCACCGAGGTCGACCGCGGCAGCCAGGGCGAAACGCGCATCGGCGACAACAACCTGCTCATGGTCGGCGCGCACATCGCCCACGACGTGCACCTGGGCGACAACATCATCCTCGCCAACAACGTGCTCATCGCCGGCCACGTGAAGATCGAAGACCGCGTGAACGTCGGCGGCGGCTCGGCCATGCACCACTTCGTCACCGTCGGCAAGTACGCCTACGTCGGCGGCATGACGCGCGTCACGCACGACGTGCCGCCCTTCATGAAGGTGCTCGGCTACGACCAGGAAGTCCGCGGGGCCAACGGTGAAGGCATGCGCCGCTGGAAAATCCCCGACGGCTCCATCGCCGCCGTCCGCCGCGCCTGGAAACTGATGTACGCCCGTCACGGCGTCGTGCTCGGCATCCGCGAAATCGAGGCCAACGGCCTGATCGACGATCCGCACGTGCGCTATCTGGTCGCGTTTCTGAAGCGAAAGCTGGAATTCGGCGTCTTCGGCCGCGTGCGCGAGCACTTCCGCGAGGATGCTGATTCTGATCGGGAGTCGTTCTATTCAGCGAAGAGCTGA
- the lpxC gene encoding UDP-3-O-[3-hydroxymyristoyl] N-acetylglucosamine deacetylase, producing the protein MRVCFRPAPPGSGITFVRADQPYPIRVRAHIENLAKRPRRSSLRNGTVSIETVEHCLAAIRGLEIDNVDVELDNQELPAGDGSSQPYVDSLQSAGIELQDAPRETLDVTQPVRVLDGDCELVAWPGEPERLDIIYELDYGAGPLKRQIYHCCLAQREFVDDIAPARTFIFDYEVAQLRAAGLGAHLTYKDVLVIGPDGPIENEFRFPDECVRHKILDLIGDLMLAGSFVCGKIYARRSGHHLNHELVRRLTEVRDTEQAGQRLKGEPKFDIRQVSRILPHRYPMLLVDRVVSMEADQHAVAIKNVTINEPFFEGHYPRQPIMPGVLIIEALAQLSGILLSQKLEHTGKVAMLLSLDKCKFRRPVVPGDQLVLEAHAVRVKSRTGQTFCEAKVNGELVAEASIRFMMVDADPI; encoded by the coding sequence GTGCGCGTCTGCTTCCGGCCGGCGCCGCCCGGATCGGGTATCACTTTCGTTCGCGCGGATCAACCCTATCCGATCCGCGTCCGGGCGCATATCGAGAACCTGGCCAAGCGCCCGCGGCGCTCGTCGCTGCGGAACGGCACCGTCTCGATCGAAACCGTCGAGCATTGCCTGGCAGCCATCCGCGGCCTCGAAATCGACAATGTGGATGTGGAGCTGGACAACCAGGAGCTTCCCGCCGGCGACGGCAGCTCGCAGCCCTACGTGGATTCGCTCCAATCCGCCGGCATTGAATTGCAGGACGCGCCGCGCGAGACGCTGGACGTCACGCAGCCCGTCCGCGTGCTGGACGGCGACTGCGAGCTGGTCGCCTGGCCGGGCGAGCCGGAACGGCTCGACATCATCTACGAGCTGGACTACGGGGCGGGTCCGCTGAAGCGGCAGATCTACCACTGCTGCCTCGCGCAGCGCGAGTTCGTCGACGACATCGCCCCGGCCCGCACATTCATCTTCGACTATGAGGTGGCCCAGCTTCGCGCGGCCGGCCTCGGCGCTCACCTGACCTACAAAGACGTGCTCGTCATCGGCCCGGACGGCCCGATCGAAAATGAATTTCGATTCCCCGACGAGTGCGTGCGGCACAAGATTCTCGACCTGATCGGCGACCTGATGCTGGCGGGGTCGTTTGTCTGCGGAAAAATATACGCCCGGCGATCCGGCCATCACCTGAACCACGAGCTGGTCCGCCGGCTGACCGAAGTTCGCGACACGGAGCAGGCCGGGCAGCGGCTGAAAGGCGAGCCGAAGTTCGACATCCGCCAGGTCTCACGCATTCTGCCGCACCGCTATCCGATGCTGCTGGTTGATCGCGTCGTCAGCATGGAGGCCGATCAGCACGCCGTCGCGATCAAGAACGTCACGATCAACGAGCCGTTCTTCGAGGGACACTACCCGCGCCAGCCGATCATGCCCGGCGTGCTGATCATCGAAGCGTTGGCGCAGCTCTCCGGAATCCTGCTGTCGCAGAAACTCGAGCACACGGGCAAAGTCGCCATGCTGCTCAGCCTGGACAAGTGCAAGTTCCGCCGGCCGGTGGTGCCGGGCGATCAGCTCGTGCTGGAAGCCCACGCGGTGCGGGTCAAGTCGCGCACCGGCCAGACCTTCTGCGAAGCGAAGGTCAACGGCGAGCTGGTCGCCGAGGCGTCGATTCGCTTCATGATGGTGGATGCGGACCCGATCTGA
- the lpxD_1 gene encoding UDP-3-O-acylglucosamine N-acyltransferase: MSAPAQMTAAELARRLDGTLSGDGARVVRRVATLAEAADDCVAWLGDEKYVPQLAATRAGVVLVPAALREAPAGLTTIRVSDPDLALCSVLIWLSPPVDQVALGIHPTAIVTSGARVEGAAIGANAWIGPGVTIGAGTQIHPGVYLGSEVQVGRDCVLWPNVVVRERCRLGDRVIIHANSTIGADGFGYLPRGGRQHKIPQVGIVVIEDDVEIGANTCVDRAKSGVTLIARGVKIDNLVQVAHNVTIGEDTVIAAQCGVAGSSSLGRSVVLSGQVGLVDHIRVDDGVIVAAQSGVFGNLAGAGRVFRGHPAVEHMVFARQHVSLKRLPEMMDQLKDLIARVKRLESAADDSTRS, translated from the coding sequence ATGTCCGCCCCCGCTCAAATGACGGCCGCCGAACTCGCCCGGCGGCTCGACGGCACACTCTCCGGCGACGGCGCCCGCGTCGTCCGCCGCGTGGCGACGCTCGCCGAGGCCGCGGACGACTGCGTCGCGTGGCTGGGTGATGAGAAGTACGTGCCGCAGCTCGCCGCCACGCGCGCGGGTGTGGTTCTCGTTCCGGCGGCGCTGAGGGAAGCGCCCGCCGGGCTCACGACGATTCGCGTTTCCGACCCCGACTTGGCGCTGTGCAGCGTGCTCATCTGGCTCTCGCCGCCGGTGGACCAGGTGGCGCTGGGCATACACCCGACGGCCATCGTGACCTCCGGGGCGAGAGTCGAGGGGGCGGCGATCGGCGCGAACGCCTGGATCGGTCCGGGCGTGACCATCGGCGCGGGCACGCAGATACACCCCGGCGTCTATCTCGGGTCCGAGGTGCAGGTCGGCCGCGATTGCGTCCTCTGGCCGAACGTCGTGGTTCGCGAGCGCTGCCGGCTCGGCGATCGCGTCATCATCCACGCCAACAGCACGATCGGCGCCGACGGATTTGGCTATCTGCCGCGCGGCGGCCGCCAGCACAAGATCCCGCAGGTCGGAATCGTCGTCATCGAGGACGACGTCGAAATCGGCGCCAACACGTGCGTGGACCGCGCCAAGAGCGGCGTGACGCTCATCGCCCGCGGCGTCAAGATTGATAACCTCGTGCAGGTGGCTCATAATGTCACGATCGGTGAAGACACGGTGATCGCCGCCCAGTGCGGGGTCGCCGGCTCGTCGTCGCTCGGCCGGAGCGTGGTTCTGTCCGGCCAGGTCGGGCTGGTCGATCACATCCGCGTGGATGACGGCGTCATCGTCGCGGCGCAGTCGGGCGTGTTCGGCAACCTGGCGGGGGCAGGGCGCGTATTCCGCGGCCATCCGGCCGTTGAACACATGGTTTTCGCGCGGCAACACGTGAGCCTGAAACGGCTGCCCGAGATGATGGACCAGTTGAAAGATCTGATTGCCCGGGTGAAGCGGCTTGAGTCAGCAGCAGACGATTCAACGCGAAGCTGA
- a CDS encoding Outer membrane protein (OmpH-like) produces MQPRVWTRACLIGAALVVQGFLTAEVVRAQTGPTPRPITGKIAVIDVVKVFNEYLLQKDLTDEINKKKAELQLEAQSRREKVDAMKATLDALAPNDPTYPAKMNELIQTQIQNKNWVEIKEAAMTAEIAKWSANIYKEILKATEDVAVQSGYDLVLYREEFEPVNPDPDAVRQQIRSRKVVYVNPSIDISQLVLDKLNAAHRAAPSKERLYIP; encoded by the coding sequence ATGCAACCTCGCGTATGGACAAGGGCGTGTCTCATCGGCGCGGCGCTGGTCGTGCAGGGATTTCTGACCGCAGAAGTCGTTCGGGCCCAGACCGGCCCGACGCCGCGGCCAATCACGGGCAAGATCGCCGTGATTGATGTCGTGAAGGTGTTCAACGAGTACCTGCTGCAAAAGGACCTGACCGACGAGATCAACAAGAAAAAAGCTGAGTTGCAGCTTGAAGCCCAGTCGCGGCGCGAGAAGGTCGACGCGATGAAAGCCACGCTGGACGCGCTGGCGCCCAACGACCCGACCTACCCGGCCAAGATGAACGAGCTGATTCAGACGCAGATTCAGAACAAAAACTGGGTCGAGATCAAGGAAGCCGCGATGACGGCCGAGATCGCCAAGTGGTCGGCCAACATCTACAAGGAAATCCTGAAAGCGACCGAGGATGTCGCGGTGCAGAGCGGCTACGACCTCGTGCTCTATCGCGAGGAGTTCGAGCCGGTCAATCCCGATCCCGACGCCGTGCGCCAGCAGATCCGCAGCCGCAAGGTGGTCTACGTCAATCCGTCGATCGACATCAGCCAACTGGTGCTGGACAAGCTGAACGCGGCGCACCGTGCCGCGCCGAGCAAGGAGCGGTTGTACATTCCGTAG
- the pgsA1 gene encoding CDP-diacylglycerol--inositol 3-phosphatidyltransferase has product MPDAPKSKDFRRFRESGQRPGFSKAIGQAICDARDQVARFLIARGATPNRVTIAGFLITCAAAGCMYFGASHQAPYWSNGRGPLSLWPAYAAILLFAAGALDMLDGAVARVGDLKTRFGGILDSCIDRFSDMAIFLACAAHFALRGHVTLAGLAVIAMCNALLISYIKARAETVIPDCSVGYWLRGERFAAVLIGASFGHLPAVMWQLAIVGGLTVVRRMVFSFVFVTAQDAGRPLPPAGPFPGVGRLLLWRYPRGSVPYDVVTGLNIAYIIFAPLLWPALADVSPATDLVRRRW; this is encoded by the coding sequence ATGCCTGACGCGCCCAAGAGCAAGGATTTCCGCCGCTTCCGCGAAAGCGGCCAGCGTCCGGGCTTCAGCAAGGCCATCGGCCAAGCCATCTGCGACGCGCGCGACCAGGTGGCCCGATTCCTGATCGCGCGCGGCGCCACGCCCAACCGCGTCACGATCGCCGGCTTCCTCATCACCTGCGCCGCCGCCGGCTGCATGTACTTCGGCGCGTCGCACCAGGCGCCCTATTGGAGCAACGGCCGCGGGCCGCTGAGCCTGTGGCCGGCGTACGCGGCCATTCTCCTGTTCGCGGCGGGCGCTTTGGACATGCTCGACGGCGCCGTCGCCCGCGTCGGCGACCTGAAAACGCGTTTCGGCGGCATCCTCGACTCCTGCATCGACCGCTTCAGCGACATGGCGATCTTCCTCGCCTGCGCGGCGCACTTCGCGCTGCGCGGCCATGTCACGCTCGCCGGGCTGGCGGTCATCGCGATGTGCAACGCCCTGCTCATCAGTTACATCAAAGCGCGCGCCGAAACCGTCATCCCCGACTGCTCGGTCGGCTATTGGCTGCGCGGCGAGCGCTTCGCGGCGGTGCTGATCGGCGCCTCGTTCGGGCACCTGCCGGCGGTGATGTGGCAACTCGCCATCGTCGGCGGCCTGACGGTCGTCCGGCGGATGGTCTTCTCGTTCGTTTTCGTGACGGCACAGGACGCCGGCCGTCCGCTCCCGCCGGCCGGGCCGTTTCCCGGCGTCGGCCGGTTGCTGCTTTGGCGCTATCCGCGCGGGTCAGTGCCGTACGATGTCGTAACGGGCTTGAACATTGCCTACATCATCTTCGCTCCGCTGCTCTGGCCGGCGCTGGCCGACGTCTCCCCGGCGACCGACCTCGTTCGCAGACGCTGGTAA
- the pcm gene encoding Protein-L-isoaspartate O-methyltransferase gives MIVRQLVARGVNCARVIDAIRDTPRELFVAADQQDAAYDDAALPIDCGQTISQPYIVAYMTELLEPAADARALEIGTGSGYQAAVLARLVRQVYSIERHERLMAAAARRLAQLELQNVALRCGDGSLGWPEEAPFDAILVTAGAPEIPVALESQLCIGGRLVAPVGPLDDQMLVRVRRTARGFVRERLLRCRFVRLIGVQGWSPDT, from the coding sequence ATGATTGTCAGGCAGCTTGTCGCCCGCGGCGTGAACTGTGCCCGCGTCATCGACGCGATACGCGACACGCCGCGCGAGCTATTTGTGGCCGCGGACCAGCAGGACGCCGCCTACGACGACGCGGCGCTGCCGATCGACTGCGGCCAGACGATTTCGCAGCCGTACATTGTCGCATACATGACCGAGCTGCTCGAACCAGCCGCGGACGCACGCGCGCTTGAGATCGGCACCGGGTCGGGCTATCAGGCCGCCGTCCTGGCCCGGCTCGTCCGGCAGGTGTATTCGATCGAGCGGCACGAGCGGCTGATGGCGGCCGCAGCTCGGCGATTGGCGCAGCTTGAGCTGCAGAACGTAGCGCTGCGCTGCGGCGACGGCTCGCTCGGCTGGCCCGAGGAGGCCCCGTTCGACGCCATTCTGGTGACGGCCGGCGCGCCGGAGATTCCCGTCGCGCTCGAATCTCAGTTGTGCATCGGTGGCCGGCTGGTGGCGCCCGTCGGTCCGCTCGATGACCAGATGCTGGTGCGCGTCCGCCGGACGGCGCGCGGGTTCGTGCGCGAGCGGCTGCTTCGCTGCCGGTTTGTGCGGTTGATCGGGGTGCAGGGCTGGTCGCCGGACACGTGA
- the tlyA gene encoding Hemolysin A, translated as MMSDAARPQRYVSRAGLKLEAALHGFGLDIAGCVCIDFGSHTGGFVDCLLQHGAARVYAVDPGYGVLNYKLRRDARVVVCERRNALRFEPPEPADLVTIDVGWTPQRMILPAARRCLKEGARGILTLIKPQYEAEASELRSGVVADECLDAVLRRCRDDIRALHMSIRAEVQSPLEGHGGNREFVWWLTSEPRS; from the coding sequence ATGATGAGCGACGCTGCCCGGCCGCAACGCTATGTCTCCCGCGCGGGACTGAAGCTGGAGGCCGCGCTGCACGGCTTCGGTCTCGACATCGCCGGCTGCGTCTGCATCGACTTCGGAAGTCACACGGGCGGGTTTGTCGACTGCCTCCTGCAACACGGCGCAGCCCGCGTCTACGCCGTTGACCCGGGCTACGGCGTCCTGAACTACAAGCTGCGGCGCGATGCGCGGGTTGTCGTCTGCGAGCGGCGCAACGCCCTGCGGTTCGAGCCGCCGGAGCCGGCCGACCTGGTCACGATCGACGTCGGCTGGACGCCGCAGCGGATGATCCTGCCGGCGGCGCGGCGCTGCTTGAAGGAGGGTGCGCGCGGCATCCTCACACTCATAAAGCCGCAGTACGAGGCTGAGGCGTCCGAGCTGCGCAGCGGCGTCGTGGCGGACGAATGTCTCGACGCCGTACTCCGGCGCTGCCGCGACGACATCCGCGCGTTGCACATGTCGATCCGCGCGGAAGTGCAAAGCCCGCTCGAGGGTCACGGCGGGAACCGTGAGTTTGTCTGGTGGTTGACTTCAGAGCCGCGCTCGTGA
- a CDS encoding N-carbamoyl-D-amino acid hydrolase yields the protein MPRLVRGGLIQATLSQPATSPIEKIKQSMIDKHVALIEQAAGRGVQVLCMQELFYGPYFCAEQDVRWYSLTEKVPDGPTTQLMCSLARKHQMVLVVPVYEEDLTGVYYNTAAVIDADGTYRGKYRKTHIPHVAPGFWEKFYFRPGNLGYPVFDTRIGKVGVYICYDRHFPEGARCLGLNGAEIVFNPSATVAGLSEYLWKLEQPAHAVANQYFMGCINRPGREAPWNIGEFYGQSYFCDPRGKILCEASRDKDELLVADLDFEMIREVRNTWQFFRDRRPETYGAITAG from the coding sequence ATGCCTCGTCTCGTCCGCGGCGGTCTGATTCAGGCCACGCTCAGCCAGCCCGCCACCTCGCCCATCGAGAAGATCAAGCAGTCCATGATCGACAAGCACGTCGCCCTGATTGAGCAGGCCGCCGGGCGCGGGGTGCAGGTGCTCTGCATGCAGGAGTTATTCTACGGGCCGTATTTCTGCGCCGAGCAGGACGTGCGCTGGTACAGCCTGACCGAAAAAGTGCCCGACGGCCCGACCACGCAGCTCATGTGCTCGCTGGCCCGCAAGCACCAGATGGTGCTGGTTGTGCCGGTCTACGAGGAAGACCTCACCGGCGTCTACTACAACACCGCCGCCGTCATCGACGCCGACGGCACCTACCGCGGCAAGTACCGCAAGACGCACATCCCGCACGTGGCCCCCGGCTTCTGGGAGAAGTTCTACTTCCGCCCCGGCAACCTCGGGTACCCGGTCTTTGATACGCGCATCGGAAAAGTGGGCGTGTACATCTGCTACGACCGGCACTTTCCGGAAGGCGCCCGCTGCCTCGGCCTGAACGGGGCGGAGATCGTCTTCAACCCGTCCGCGACCGTCGCCGGCCTGAGCGAGTACCTCTGGAAGCTGGAGCAGCCGGCGCACGCCGTCGCCAACCAGTATTTCATGGGTTGCATCAACCGCCCCGGCCGCGAGGCCCCCTGGAACATCGGCGAGTTCTACGGTCAGTCTTACTTCTGTGATCCGCGCGGGAAGATTTTGTGCGAAGCGTCGCGCGACAAGGATGAGCTGCTCGTCGCGGATCTGGATTTCGAGATGATCCGCGAGGTGCGGAACACCTGGCAGTTCTTCCGCGACCGGAGGCCGGAGACGTACGGGGCGATTACGGCGGGGTAA
- a CDS encoding bifunctional RNase H/acid phosphatase produces MNVALIPCAASEWRAEGRLLGRTELESLPGARAQCESWIESLRPLQLARILHGPDGLSRQAAEWLAAGLRTQTRELAELEEVDIGLWAGLTEEQLESRFESAFHELKDAPLNVNPPDGEGLHDAVRRLRRTLRKRITPNAKASIGLVLRPVTLAIVRWLLSGAPTASIWESITGVNTPVTIEVKDAAPKP; encoded by the coding sequence ATGAACGTGGCGCTCATTCCCTGCGCCGCGTCGGAGTGGCGCGCCGAGGGGCGGCTGCTGGGGCGGACCGAGCTCGAGTCTCTCCCGGGGGCAAGAGCACAATGCGAATCCTGGATCGAGTCGCTGCGCCCGCTCCAGCTCGCCCGGATCCTGCACGGCCCCGACGGTCTCTCGCGCCAGGCCGCAGAGTGGCTGGCAGCCGGGCTGCGAACCCAGACGCGCGAGCTGGCTGAGCTGGAGGAAGTCGATATCGGCCTTTGGGCCGGATTGACCGAGGAGCAACTCGAGTCGCGCTTCGAGTCAGCTTTTCACGAACTGAAAGATGCCCCGCTCAACGTCAACCCCCCGGACGGCGAGGGATTGCACGACGCCGTCCGCCGCCTCCGCCGCACGCTCCGCAAGCGCATCACCCCCAACGCGAAGGCCTCGATCGGCCTGGTGCTGCGGCCGGTGACGCTGGCGATTGTGCGCTGGCTGCTTTCGGGAGCGCCGACGGCGTCCATCTGGGAGTCGATCACCGGTGTGAACACGCCCGTGACGATCGAGGTCAAGGACGCGGCCCCAAAGCCGTGA
- the rpe gene encoding Ribulose-phosphate 3-epimerase has protein sequence MTEQPRHIRIAPSILDADMGRLAEQIAAVERAGATLLHLDVMDGHFVPNLSIGVPVVAGVNRCTELFLDTHLMITDPGKYAPAFVKAGADSITFHIEVTPQPRDLIRQIRDLGAKVGVSLNPGTPAEALFDILPEVDIVLVMTVWPGFGGQAFIRECLPKIESLKARLRPQQWLEVDGGINRDTAPLAIAAGADTLVAGSAVFAGGRGDAAALFHDLQRVCDECGAARATA, from the coding sequence ATGACCGAGCAGCCCCGCCACATTCGGATCGCCCCCTCCATCCTCGACGCCGACATGGGCCGGCTTGCCGAGCAGATCGCCGCCGTCGAACGCGCCGGCGCGACGCTCCTGCACCTGGACGTCATGGACGGCCACTTCGTGCCCAATCTCTCGATCGGCGTTCCGGTGGTCGCCGGCGTCAATCGCTGCACCGAGCTCTTCCTCGACACGCACCTGATGATCACCGATCCGGGCAAGTATGCCCCGGCGTTCGTCAAGGCCGGGGCCGACAGCATCACTTTCCACATTGAAGTCACGCCGCAGCCGCGCGACCTGATCCGCCAGATTCGCGACCTGGGCGCCAAGGTCGGCGTCAGCCTCAACCCAGGCACGCCCGCCGAAGCCCTGTTCGACATCCTGCCGGAAGTCGATATCGTGCTGGTCATGACCGTCTGGCCGGGCTTCGGCGGACAAGCCTTCATCCGCGAGTGCCTACCCAAGATCGAATCGCTCAAAGCCCGGCTCCGGCCGCAGCAGTGGCTCGAGGTGGACGGCGGCATCAACCGCGACACGGCTCCGCTGGCCATCGCCGCCGGAGCCGACACGCTGGTGGCCGGCTCGGCGGTCTTCGCCGGCGGCCGCGGAGACGCGGCGGCGCTGTTCCACGACCTGCAGCGCGTCTGCGACGAATGCGGCGCGGCGAGGGCGACGGCATGA
- the pgk gene encoding Phosphoglycerate kinase, whose translation MAKKSVRNLSVRGRRVLIRGDLNVPLDKSQHITDDRRIRMFLPTLQHVTAGGGRAIVMSHLGRPVGDPKEDWKHSLAPVAARLGELLGKSVAFAKDCVGAEVEAAASKLRDGEVLLLENVRFHDAETIIDLAKKNPDKKLTPEQDAKRSAFAKGIAALGEMYVNDAFGTCHRKHVSMYDVPRLLPAGARAMGFLVEKELQYLGQALREPKRPFVAVLGGAKVSDKIGVIEHLLDRVDHILIGGAMTYTFWAAQGKGVGRSLCERDKLELARSLLAKAGRKLHLPLDSAAAPQLAADITVTYIDGPLPDELMGLDVGPKTLKEFERYISGAGTIVWNGPLGAFETKPFDAGTVAMARMIADATARGAISVIGGGDSAAAVEEAGLAEKMSHISTGGGASLEFLEGKAFAPIDVLDEA comes from the coding sequence ATGGCGAAGAAATCGGTCCGCAACCTGAGCGTCCGCGGCAGGCGCGTACTGATCCGCGGCGATCTGAACGTCCCGCTCGACAAGTCGCAGCACATCACCGACGACCGCCGCATCCGCATGTTCCTGCCGACGCTCCAGCACGTGACCGCCGGCGGCGGGCGTGCGATCGTGATGAGCCACCTCGGCCGGCCGGTGGGCGATCCGAAGGAGGATTGGAAGCACTCGCTCGCGCCTGTCGCGGCGCGCCTGGGCGAGCTGCTCGGCAAGAGCGTGGCGTTTGCGAAGGACTGCGTCGGCGCCGAGGTCGAAGCGGCCGCGAGCAAGCTGCGAGACGGCGAAGTGCTGCTGCTTGAGAATGTGCGCTTTCACGACGCCGAGACCATCATCGACCTGGCGAAGAAGAACCCCGACAAAAAGCTTACACCCGAGCAGGACGCGAAGCGGTCGGCGTTCGCCAAAGGCATCGCTGCCCTGGGCGAGATGTACGTCAACGACGCCTTCGGCACCTGCCACCGCAAGCACGTGAGCATGTATGACGTGCCGAGGCTGCTGCCGGCCGGTGCGCGGGCGATGGGCTTCCTTGTCGAGAAAGAGCTTCAGTATCTCGGCCAGGCGCTGCGCGAGCCGAAGCGGCCGTTCGTCGCCGTGCTGGGCGGCGCGAAGGTGAGCGACAAGATCGGCGTGATCGAGCACTTGCTCGACCGCGTCGATCACATCCTGATCGGCGGCGCGATGACCTACACCTTCTGGGCAGCGCAGGGCAAGGGCGTCGGCCGCAGTTTGTGCGAGCGCGACAAGCTCGAACTGGCCCGCTCGCTGCTGGCCAAGGCCGGCAGAAAGCTGCATTTGCCGCTCGACTCAGCCGCCGCGCCGCAACTGGCGGCCGACATCACCGTTACGTACATCGACGGCCCGCTGCCCGACGAGCTGATGGGGCTGGATGTCGGGCCGAAGACGCTGAAGGAATTTGAGCGTTACATCTCCGGCGCCGGCACGATCGTCTGGAACGGCCCGCTGGGCGCCTTCGAGACCAAACCCTTCGACGCCGGCACGGTCGCCATGGCGCGCATGATCGCCGATGCCACCGCCCGCGGAGCCATCTCGGTCATCGGCGGCGGCGACAGCGCCGCGGCAGTCGAAGAAGCCGGCTTGGCGGAGAAGATGTCGCACATCAGCACCGGCGGCGGCGCGTCGCTGGAGTTTCTGGAAGGAAAGGCCTTCGCGCCGATCGACGTGCTCGATGAAGCCTGA